tgtctgatagtttctgcttagaacataaaagagatctgcCACAATTCAGAAATACTTGATATAACTATCTGATAAAAAGACAGTTTTCAAGAAtcctgaatgagctatccccattccagctTCCACTACAGACCCTACAACAAATTCATTGTGTatcagttttctgccagtgttcattattaacatagtccaggcccaccaaacgAGCCTTTAGCCAAACATTTAATAGAACTTCTCTAAATTTTCAGAAACACCAGCACTCAAAGGAGCACCGCTCTCTCCCTTCTTAAGGAGTTTAGGTGGTACGTCGTGCATGATTTCTCAACAGCGTAGTATAAGTCGCAGGTTTGTGTGAGAGTTCGGAATAATAATGGTTTCTATTTTGTAATTGCTGATATTTTACTATTTTCCAGGACTTCTAAATATTCCAGCAACAGACATCGGAAACTGCAACCATTTAGAGAAACGTGAACTACTTCCCGCTAAGATAACATTCTTGTTTATCGAGAAAATCCAACGACAGATTAGAGATCCATTCATGTCAGCAGTATATTATTAGGAGAGGTGATTATTGATTCTACAGTGACGTCAAGCAGTGGAAGTACTGTTATAATTGAAACCGAAGTTGCTAAGAGTGGCGTTATCTATTGTTGAACTGTGTAGCTGTTATGAGTAACAGtgcttttgttttatttttttctgacatTCGAGTGTGAGTAACGTAACGAGATAAGCCCTCAAAAGATAGCCTGTATAAATCCTATATTGCTGTTTAACTTGATTCGTTTCCGATTTTGCCACTTCAGCTTTCTCTCTTATATTCTAATATttatgttataaaaaaaatgtttatcttTTATTAGCGTTtcactttgtttatatttggttttatttttatttcccaCCCTCATCAATGCAGATTCTTGAGAACACTGAAGTAAGCATTAATACGCACCTAATACAATTATTGTTTCCGAGGAGTGCTGTTCATCTATTAGAGCTTTAACATCGCGCCGAACCGTTTGCGAAAAGCAAATTGATCGTAATTGTGTGTTAGCAGAAAGAATACACGCCAACAATATACAAATGCTTCTGATATCGTCCACAACATCTCTAATCGAAGACGGACCCAACAGCAAAACCATTGTTTGCCATAGCAATAGTGATTATAAACCGGGGGAGTACATTCGTTGGGAAGAAGTGCAAAACTTCCATTTGATGAAGTTGACCCAAGTAAAACTCACTAGATTGTAAATTGAGCGACAAATTGCGATACAGCGTGAAGCACAAGGACTGATTGAATATATAAATTCCAACATTCTCGTTGATCTTGCTGAAATTGAATAACAACTGGAAATTTACTGGCACTTGAACCAGAACAATATCAAAATACAGGAGGATTGAGGCCGTATAAATGTAAATATTGACAATAGTTAAAAGTAAAACATCTAattctaatttatttttattatcttttCAGTGAATTGTGTTTATTTTAGTTGTATCGTTGAATAGCATTCCAATTATCATCATGGGTACAGTCAATGTTAACCGGAATGTTACAGATGTATTCTACCGTTACAAAATGCCTCGCATTAATGCGAAAGTTGAAGGCAAAGGTAATGGTATAAAAACTGTCATCGTAAACATGGCCGATGTGGCTCGTGCTATCGGACGTCCGGCTACATATCCAACCAAATACTTTGGATGTGAATTGGGAGCACAAACGCAGTTTGATTACAAGGTAAATTTGTAATGTTCATATTCTATACGATTCTCCTAGAATACCTGCTATTACAGAATGAGCGCTTCATTGTCAATGGTTCTCACGATGCAAATAAGCTGCAAGACTTGCTGGATGGATTTATCCGTAAATTTGTGTTATGCCCAGAATGTGACAATCCTGAAACTGAACTAATTGTGTCCTCGAAAAAAGGTACCATTTCACAGGGTTGTAAAGCATGTGGTTTCCACGGACCACTCGAGGTGAATCACAAGGTAAACACATTTATCATAAAGAATCCTCCGAACGTTAATCCCGCGAGCCAGGGAGCTTCACTTACCGAAGGAAAGCGTAGTAAACGTTCCAAGAAATCGGGAGAGAATGGCGATGACTCGACTGTAAATGATGGTGAAACAGTGAATACATCCGATGAAATACATGATTCCCATACTCCAAACGAAAACGGGGATGATGATGTTAATTGGACCGTGGATACTTCTGAAGAAGCCGTTCGAGCTCGTATGCAAGATTTAACTGATGGGGCTAAAAACATGACAGTTTCCGACGACTTCGATAAGACCGAGAAAGAACGTTTggatattttctatgaattggtCAAAAAGAAACGCGACTCGGGGGAGCTAGAGAACGTTCAGACACACAAAGAATTAGCGACCGAAGCTAGTCGTCTAGATGTTCAGGCTAAAGCCCCTCTTATTCTGGCTGAATTATTGTTCACTGCTAACATTGTCCAAGAAGCTCGCAAACATCGCAAGTTGCTACTGCGTTTCATGCACGATGATACCAAATCCCAGAAATACTTCATTGGTGGCTTAGAACAAATCGTCTCTCTACATGCTGATAAGCTTATGGATAAGGTTCCTGGGATTTTGAAATTGTTCTACGATTGTGACATCCTTGAAGAGAAAGCTATATTGGAATGGTCACAAAAAGTGAGCAAAAAGTATGTATCAAAGGAAGTTGCTACACAGATTCATGAAAAAGCCAATCCTTTCATCAAATGGTTGCAAGAAGCGGAAGAAGAAGAATCATCGGAGGAAGAAGATGATTCTGACGTTGAGATTGAATATGACGATCGTGCCAAAACGGATTCACTACGCAAGGAACCCACTAAGCCGGAAGCGAAGAAATCTATCAAGCCTGTCGAGGAAGAGGAAGATGGAGATGATCTCAACATTGACGACATCTAAAAGTATATTTATCCTTCGGCAAATTCTTAACTAAACAATGCGTCAGCTGGCACTTTTTGGATCTGGAATCTTTTGTGATAAATCATCTTACTGAAATATATATTACCTGCAACACGGATAAAAATGAATaccaatacattttttttgctgttgaCGTTTATCGATATGTATTCGATGGAAGTTAATATTAactcataaatttaaaaaagattAAATCGAAAATGTAAGCGAtactatatataaaaattgaatGAGTCAATTGGTTCTCTCATATGTTATTCACACAAGAACATTACATACAGTGGAATGGCATGAAAGAATATATTCACATTTTCTGATgtattgcttttatttcaattatCTTTTTATCCATGatctatttcaaaaatttcacaaAAGTACATTGAACTTGTGTTAAATATCAACAGGTGATTCAAAAATAATCAAAGTTCGTTTTGGCCATGTTGGATAAATTAGcagcaaaacaataaacttgagcaaataaacaaatgaaacaaataattttatgctTTTTGGTGTTGTTTAGTCTTTATTTTCGACCACCACTGCCTTGAATTAAAGTTCTTTTGCCTTTGTCGGTTCAGCTTCCTGAGATCAAATGTGTCGTTCAAATGTTCACACAAAACAGTTCCTTTGTTCACGCCGTACAGCATGCGGTCAACGACACGCTCGAATCTGGATAACAATATTTTCATAATCCACATTACACATCGATCGACTAAATTTAAGCTGTTCGAAGGAGATTCAAACTGAAGTAAAAATGTCAATAGGCAAAACAAACCTAAATAAAAGTTAATTTTGTGCTGGGTGctgaaatttatttaaattgttTCTGATTAGTATAGAAAAAATGTTGGGGGAAATTCGACAGCAAACCATCACTCGAAAACAAGAATgggggcctgatcacgaacttCACTTCACGATAAAAACGATATGAAGTGCATACAAAtggcatacaattcatttcgtttccactgtGAAGTGACTTTCGTGATCAGGCTCTGTGTTTGATATTGAAGTAGGGTCGAACGGAATACATAGTGGAATTTGTATTCTACTATGTATTGAGTAGACGAATGATCAACGGGAGTCACGCCTACTATTAGTTCCACAAATCCTTAAGGTCAAATAAACCCCGACCCCGTatgaagtgtaccatgtacaaatcttTATTATGACTTTATTACGACATGCTTCGTGCCCGTAGTCCTCTacgggcacgaagcatggacgatgcttgagcAGGACTCACAATCatttggtgttttcgaacgccaTGTGCTTAGAATAATATAAGACGGTGTacagcagtcttcagaatgcaactcggtgctgatgcgcaacaagatttttgtacccagatgagctcccactcctgtgcacacatgcgctctggcgaatgagcacgctccgaaacacagatgaacacccctattctgtatttcgatcgattcgaaatatttcgaacgtgtTGATataattccattctgtattccgttcgagtagtttttgcatttcgttcgatctatttctcttcgaacattaaatgggctaaacgttcgaaataaggaatgcaaaattataactcgaacgaaataacggtcTCAAACGAAATTGAAATCCgccggaatacagaatagggctggaAATGTTTagttgtcagcgccgttcttaCACCCAGTTTtgagctgagttttacgctgaatttgcgccgtatttctataatGCGCGCatgaatctggattgctctctctgttgagctattttttttcacacaagcgtatacggttcaaatgggggcgcgctgtttttatgctttgcttaagccagcgctacacgaagCTACGAACAcccgactgacgagctacgaacctccaatgtcgagtgtcgaatattcgcgttggaaggtaatccgttcgttgtggattaccttccaacgcgagtagcacgagtcaaaggatttttgtcattcgttgattcgacactcgatgacattcgatacagcgctacacgattcatccgaatctatctttgacggattggtttgtttacaagttttagatgaaaatgaaattgattcataaaattcaaaatattcggcaaaatattgcagttttatAATGTGATTTCAAGAATTtctaatttacagcccgatatcagtacaattgctacggcagcaatttcaatactcgcatcgtcatccagtttcctaacgtttttgatggtaaataaaaataataaacattcgatccaaatactcgccgattgtttggaccgattgcattgaatcgaacattcacttcaccgtgtagcagcacattcgtcacaatatttgtcgattcatcgagtcaaatgtttgaaacCAACGTTCGAGtgaatagtgatccccgataatcgttcgattaatcgaatacttcctacagaaatcgattattaatcgaacgaatactgcgcaaccaataatcgaagcgaacgaataatttacgtcgattaatcgatacaAACCCAGAGAATAAAAACGTAAGGCCGCtgtagttttatcctgaaaatcaatcattatctttgacgctcccctaaactggtaaatgaagcccaatgccgtcaacgcgaattgagctttgtttacaagtttaggTAAGAGTAATGGCggatttacattagggagatctatagctatagatggatttattcacgtgaatataggtgtaaacgggtgagaataaatatgatacacttattcgaggtatatataacttgaataaattcagcatatgtaaacacttgtgaatttctcactggtgaaaaattactaaagttggatgcagttctacttcaggtgaataaattcaccgaaaatatgaatatattcatatagaagttcacgccagtgtaaacagttgatgcgatttctataaatctcatcatatttcttcacatgaatatatcattagtctaaacccaccctaagagataatacagtagaacctcgattttccgcgagcggatgatccgcgactACGAGTTCCTTAGTAaatctataaaccttcccgaaatttgtcagtgagtggtagactcatgctcttttgttttggtcatggctttcacattatctgatcactgatgtacacgaccatacagatggatagttcaatattttctgtattgataaaacatggttttcatgctaaaaatatcttttttcaatGCAACCTCACttttagccctttattgcgttatccgcgattttcgttatacgcggtgatctagcccgactattccgcggataaccggggttctactgtaattgattttcaggcataatgaacacttttttgattccagaatgCTTTCTCGCAAATGAGAAAATCAGTCTaacaaattatttctctcaatgtgacgattaatcgattaatcgattattagaggcgattaatcgtatcgaataacaaactgatgaaaagtattcgattagctgatgaacgattaatttcaaaaatcggggatcactacgagtgaaacgttggaccaatcgtgtagcgcccgcattagaACCATTAGAAcagcttagaacgaacgaagacaaagcgggtgctagaatttgatgtgtatgtttgtgtgtgtatagaatgagacacgcatcacacaagtgagaagaaatgttcagtatttgagttctgcgccgggtcgagatggaaaatgaaaggtgggaaggttttttaaatctgtgacgtcacagattttgtttatgtgtgttacttttcttataataattcactacataggaaaagtgttgtaattaaaagtaaaaataaacaaatgaaatgaacgaactagttttttttccaaattaaagCTAGGGCCtgacattttaacagaaactgaattttcagtatttttgaagtgttttaaacttaatttcaattcaattttacttctcgttacgtcgaccaaaaacgtaaacgaacaaagtcagtcacacaatcttttgttcctttgacggataagCATTTGATAGTGCATGGGAgaaaaggttgcaagtttttttcatgtaaaatgaacttgaaaaatgaattcaattgactccgtatgacttagattgagacgaaatgttttccgcttgcgtcttagtttgatacgactgaagttttcagcaccctaattgtgaaaaaagtaattacaattgctgacaaaagtcaaacttccaaatttcctagaatccaaacatagtagacattagaacactatatctgaaatcaaagaaaaacttaaacaaaatatgatttggaaatctgtaatctgttttatgaattttgtgctcttcgcaccaagagagaatacgagttttctttgagcgcgcgctgatgaaaattaaactcaagcgcagcgctgcgtttgttttctgaaggcTGGTGTACAGTGTGGTATCGTCCGATGTGTCCACTGTGCTATGGTTCTAttatatttaaccctttgcggtcgtattaaatttgaacaTGGGTATCATACTGGTCGTAACTGTTTTTACTTGgaaaagcagtgatgtataactttgtgagattatgaaagatgaacacgATTAATTTGTTTGCAAACTTCAGTTAAGTATAAActaaacatttgaaacacatgTTTAGTTAATATGTTACTTTCATATAATGAATATGTGTAAAAATTTTtattcgtgtgatatctttcgaaacagtctatAAAATGCAGCCCTCGTTTTCGCATATATCACAAACTTAATTATTTTGTTGTCTTCCGGGTCCATTCtttttgtttgaacatacaTAACAATGCTCTTTATATCTATACATTGCCGCAATGCATGAAATTTTGCATTAAGCTTTTTCTCAAGCAAGAGTAACAACTTTTGTttactgactgactgactgactgagtaccgatatttattattcatagaaaTTCCGTTTTAATTCGAGAACAAGTTCACTAgatattaaaattcgtttataaAAAGTGTGAACTACTGAATTGTTGCGTAAAGTATAAGATAAGTATAGTTCCttgctatggtggctgagagcagacatagTTAAAGTAGACCGAAAGAAAGAAACATGGTTTTAACAGTGAGGTGTATGATGTTACTGTATACAAAGAATGGGCAGAATGAAAAATGGCGGATGAGGGGCCAGTTGAGCCTCATTTTGTGCGTATTTTTGTAGTAGTTATAATCCGAAAACCCTCAACATCACATCACAGCCCTACAAATACAAACAAAGTAGGTTATTAGAATTCAGCATTAGAAGGAAATCATCAAGGAATCTAAGAAAGACCTAAACCGAGGCAAAATATGTTTCACCtcgtttcactttttttcaGCGATCCACAGCGCTAAACCTCTTCTGTTCTTTTACTTGTGCGCGTCCGTCAGAGTGCACCCGCCAGGGCGCACAGGTCAAAGCTCAACAGATTGTACTTTCCAGTGAATTTATCCGTTACACTATAGATAGTTTGTGCGTTCTCTTTCCACACTCTAGCGCGATCGAgtgttgagtgaaaaaaaatcccttCCAAATTCTTGCGCTCGCACATATCTAGAACTATGGTGATTATAAAACAGAGGAGCGCTCTCGTTAGGGATTACGGAGAAGGTGGGTGAATTTAAGTTTCTCTTCGCTACAGAGGATATGGACATCGATTGTGTTGCAGTATTGTACACACCTATGGCGTACAACACTGCATAGCTGTTATTCGTGTCTTGCCTCCCCCTTATTTTCTTGCAGCTCGCCTGATTGGAAATTTCCGGTTGCATCGTCATCAGAATGAATTAGAATTTGAAAGAGTGAAGTACGCTAGTTAATAAAGATATCGTTTGCACTATATCAATTACGTTTTATTCAAACTATAACATGGTGTCAGAAGCTAACGTGTGTTTTAAGTGAATTTCCGCGTCATTATGATCGAAATCGCGAAAAATCGTCGGTAGAAAACCGAAATTTAATCCGAGAAAAAAATCGTTCTAAATTCGCGTCGTGTCGGCGGCCATTTTTTTTCGGTCAGGAACTTGAGTGAACATTGTGATCCTCATCAGAATGGATCCAAACCAAATGAAAACGTTGCTGgcaaatgaaaatgttcacaaaaATGATGGAAGGAATGCAAGCAACCCAGAATCGGGCTCAAACAGTACAGCTGCAGCAACCAAGTGCGTCAAATGTGCAGGTTCCACAGCCGTCGCCTCTAGCAGTTGAGGGCGGCATGCAGGAGAACATGgacttttttgagaaaagttGGAAAGATTACGCCAAAGCTATTGGTATGGATTGGTGGCCGCAGGAGGAAAATCCACAAAAAGTAAGTTTCTTGCTGTCGGTCATAGGAGAGCCGACAAGAAAAGTTCCTCAACTTTGAGTTAACAGCAGAGGAAAGTGCTAATCCGGAAGCAACATTGGTTGCTATACGAGAGTAAGTCGTGGCTAAGAGAAATATTATAGTAGATCGTCTTGATTTTTTCTCTGCAACGCAGCTGGCTCGTGAATCAATCGACGTTTTGTCTCTCGTAAGACCCTGTCAAAAATGGCTGAGCTCGGAGTGCTGGAAACGGAACTTATCGCATATAAGGTAGTCACGTCCAACAAGTGGCCAAGTATGTGaacaaaaatgttgaacattgcTGACATCACATTGACAAAAGCCATTGATATGTGTAGAGTTGAGAAGATCACCGCGAAGCGATCACAGGAACTTTCAGGATCCTGAAATCGGAAGTGGAAGTAAACAAAATAGCTAAAGCTGAATTTCGATCTCAATCGCAACGGTGCAAGTTTTGTCGAGATCGTCATGAGTTCTCTAACGGCTCCTGTCCTGCTCTTGGTGAACGATGTCACAAATGCAACGGAAAAAATCACTTTGAAAATGTATGCAAAGCCACCAACAGATTCCATAAAAGGAGGTCACGTAAAGTAAAGGAAGTGAAGGACGAAAGCACCGATTCGGATGAGAAAACATCGTCTTGCAATGAAAATTCATCGGAGAAAAGTGATAGTGAGTATGAAATCGGAAAGATTTTCGATAATTCATCGAAAGGAGGTGGCGTGATGGCTGAGTTAAAACTCAAATTCGCCAACAAGTGGAAGTCAGTAATTTGCGAAGATACCGGAGCGAATACAAGCTTGATTGGCTATAACTGGTTAGTCAAACTCACAGGAGATGATAACCCGAAAATGATGCCATCAACCTACAGACTACAAGGTTTCGGTGGAAATCCCCTAAAGGTGCTTGGAGAAGTCAAGATTCCTTGTCGGCTGAAGCGTCGATACCAATTGGCCTTATAAGTTGTGGACGTAGACCATCGGCCATTACTTCCGGCAAAAGTATCTCGGGTAATGGGCTTCGTTAAATTCTGCAAATCGGTAACGTTCGGTAAGTCTTAATAAACAAAATCATCAAACATGTTAAAGATACATAGGATTGAAGCCGAGAGAATAATTGAGAAGCACAAAGGAATGTTTACTGGTTACGGAAAATTCGTTGGCCAAGTATCATTGGAGGTCGGCCCTTCTGTTCCACCTTTAATACAGTCTCCTCGTCGTGTTCCGATCGCCATGGGAAACAAGATGAAGAAAGAGCTAGAGTCATTGGAGAAAGAGGAAATGATCGTGAAGGAATCCAGACATACCGAATGGGTGAGCAATATAGTGATAGTGCAACGAGGTGACCCGGAATCCGCTAGCATCAGAATTTGCCTTGATCCTATTCCGCTCAATAAGGCGCTAAAGAGACCGAATCTTCAGTTTGCTACACTGGACGTAATTCTCCCCGAGCTGAAAAAGGCTAAGACTTTTTCCACGGTTGACGCAAAGAAAGGGTTCTGGCACGTAGAGCTCGATGAACCCAGCAGTAAACTtctcagcaaacattaaatcgcataacaagcgtatatataacatcatttgccctaaaatttggttggcatataatgcgcctaactggcatatgcatgcaaaagtggaggccatatacatacatggcaaatgcttaccgaatttgtttggatgaatatgcaactttgaccggctataatagcgattatgttgaaattgaattgcgatctaatatgaatatattcatgaattgtcaaagcaccaaatacgacttttgccatactcatatacgatttattacaaacatgaaaaaaaaaacaaatggcgcaaaatattttcgtgaaatgtttattatagcctcacgaatcgccatttttatatatgagtatttatgtttgtagaaataataattgtatgattgacttgtgttgggagtggaatatgaatgtttaaaatggcacagattgatgtttggtgaaaactgctccgatgtgggttcgaactccggtcgtctggattatcatccaccagctatcttgcgcggctatctgaaatttaattcaacagcggttaaaactttcgagtgcatcagcatttcattgacatttcaatatgatgtaatatgttcttttttaggatctaaagggtgtgtcacatcaaaatgcatcacggaaaaaacgctgtagaaatttaatttttaggaattatatcttcagctttcgcttataatcagataagagtgtatagatcacgttggtcatgcttcactgtcaatttttc
The Toxorhynchites rutilus septentrionalis strain SRP chromosome 2, ASM2978413v1, whole genome shotgun sequence genome window above contains:
- the LOC129768376 gene encoding eukaryotic translation initiation factor 5 — protein: MGTVNVNRNVTDVFYRYKMPRINAKVEGKGNGIKTVIVNMADVARAIGRPATYPTKYFGCELGAQTQFDYKNERFIVNGSHDANKLQDLLDGFIRKFVLCPECDNPETELIVSSKKGTISQGCKACGFHGPLEVNHKVNTFIIKNPPNVNPASQGASLTEGKRSKRSKKSGENGDDSTVNDGETVNTSDEIHDSHTPNENGDDDVNWTVDTSEEAVRARMQDLTDGAKNMTVSDDFDKTEKERLDIFYELVKKKRDSGELENVQTHKELATEASRLDVQAKAPLILAELLFTANIVQEARKHRKLLLRFMHDDTKSQKYFIGGLEQIVSLHADKLMDKVPGILKLFYDCDILEEKAILEWSQKVSKKYVSKEVATQIHEKANPFIKWLQEAEEEESSEEEDDSDVEIEYDDRAKTDSLRKEPTKPEAKKSIKPVEEEEDGDDLNIDDI
- the LOC129766261 gene encoding uncharacterized protein LOC129766261, which encodes MFTGYGKFVGQVSLEVGPSVPPLIQSPRRVPIAMGNKMKKELESLEKEEMIVKESRHTEWVSNIVIVQRGDPESASIRICLDPIPLNKALKRPNLQFATLDVILPELKKAKTFSTVDAKKGFWHVELDEPSSKLLSKH